The following proteins are co-located in the Phragmites australis chromosome 10, lpPhrAust1.1, whole genome shotgun sequence genome:
- the LOC133883497 gene encoding protein GLUTAMINE DUMPER 5-like has product MRPGRGGGAGGEGVEVALMGGGTPSLWRTPTPYLFLAFAVMMGLIAVALLVLICTRRKTSSRQEADEKAAFGRVLVPLDREPKVVVIMAGEHAPSFLASAKPLAFVPAPAPRGAEADGAAAV; this is encoded by the coding sequence atgagaccggggagaggaggaggagcaggaggagaagGTGTGGAGGTGGCGCTAATGGGTGGCGGGACGCCGAGCCTGTGGAGAACGCCGACGCCGTACCTGTTCCTGGCGTTCGCGGTCATGATGGGCCTCATCGCGGTGGCGCTGCTCGTGCTCATCTGCACGCGCCGCAAGACGTCCTCGAGGCAGGAGGCCGACGAGAAGGCCGCGTTCGGGAGGGTGCTCGTGCCGCTCGACAGGGAGCCCAAGGTCGTCGTCATCATGGCCGGCGAACACGCGCCGTCCTTCCTCGCCAGCGCCAAGCCGCTCGCCTTcgtccccgcccccgccccacGCGGCGCTGAGGCTGACGGCGCCGCAGCCGTGTAG